A DNA window from Ranitomeya imitator isolate aRanImi1 chromosome 2, aRanImi1.pri, whole genome shotgun sequence contains the following coding sequences:
- the H3-3B gene encoding histone H3.3: MARTKQTARKSTGGKAPRKQLATKAARKSAPSTGGVKKPHRYRPGTVALREIRRYQKSTELLIRKLPFQRLVREIAQDFKTDLRFQGAAIGALQEASEAYLVGLFEDTNLCAIHAKRVTIMPKDIQLARRIRGERA, from the exons ATGGCCCGTACCAAGCAGACCGCTCGTAAGTCCACTGGTGGAAAGGCTCCACGTAAGCAGTTGGCCACCAAAGCTGCCAGGAAAAGTGCTCCCTCTACTGGTGGTGTGAAGAAGCCCCATCGTTACAG GCCTGGCACTGTCGCACTGCGTGAGATCCGTCGTTACCAGAAGTCAACTGAGCTCCTGATTCGTAAACTCCCTTTCCAGAGGCTGGTGAGAGAGATCGCCCAGGACTTTAAGACTGACCTGCGCTTCCAGGGTGCTGCTATTGGTGCATTGCAG GAGGCCAGTGAAGCCTACCTTGTCGGCCTGTTTGAGGACACTAACCTGTGTGCCATTCATGCAAAAAGAGTGACCATCATGCCCAAGGACATCCAGCTTGCTCGCAGGATACGAGGAGAGCGGGCATAG